One Hippoglossus stenolepis isolate QCI-W04-F060 chromosome 9, HSTE1.2, whole genome shotgun sequence genomic region harbors:
- the ctu1 gene encoding cytoplasmic tRNA 2-thiolation protein 1, translated as MPILCSSCAEKRAMLKRPKTGHSLCKECFFWAFEEEVHRTILAAKLFKPGETVGIAASGGKDSTVLAHVMKLLNERYNYGLELMLLSVDEGITGYRDDSLETVKRNQQQYELPLMIVSYEELYGWTMDAIVKQVGLKNNCTFCGVFRRQALDRGAIMLKVDKICTGHNADDVAETVLMNVMRGDIARLRRCTAISTVSEGEGVVPRCKPLKYAYEKEIVLYAYFKKLDYFSTECIYSPNAYRGHARTFLKDLESVRPSSIMDIIHSGENLSVREGVKMPVQGTCGRCGYISSQALCKACVLLEGLNRGLPRLGIGKHHRLHEKLLSQQPLNEKEERKLKAVDF; from the exons ATGCCTatcctgtgcagcagctgtgcagAGAAGCGAGCTATGCTAAAACGGCCAAAAACAGGCCACTCGTTGTGTAAGGAATGCTTCTTCTGGGCCTTTGAGGAGGAGGTGCATCGGACGATTTTGGCAGCAAAGCTCTTCAAACCTGGGGAAACTGTAGGAATCGCTGCCTCAGGAGGGAAGGACTCGACAGTGCTCGCACATGTAATGAAGCTCCTAAATGAGCGATACAACTATGGCCTTGAACTTATGCTTCTCTCAGTGGATGAGGGAATCACTGGTTACCGGGACGACTCGTTGGAGACCGTGAAGAGGAATCAGCAACAGTATGAACTGCCACTGATGATTGTGTCTTATGAGGAGCTGTATGGCTGGACTATGGATGCTATAGTGAAGCAGGTGGGACTGAAAAATAACTGCACTTTCTGTGGAGTGTTCAGAAGGCAGGCGCTAGACAGAGGAGCCATCATGCTGAAAGTGGACAAGATATGTACAG GTCACAACGCCGATGATGTGGCAGAAACAGTTCTGATGAATGTCATGCGAGGGGATATAGCTCGTCTACGCCGCTGCACCGCCATCTCCACTGTCAGCGAGGGTGAAGGAGTCGTGCCGCGCTGCAAGCCCCTGAAATACGCATATGAGAAGGAGATTGTTCTGTACGCTTACTTTAAGAAGTTGGACTACTTTTCCACTGAATGTATCTACTCTCCCAATGCATATCGTGGCCACGCCAGGACCTTTTTAAAGGACCTGGAGAGTGTAAGGCCCAGCTCCATCATGGACATCATCCACTCCGGGGAGAACCTCTCTGTGCGGGAGGGGGTGAAGATGCCCGTGCAGGGGACCTGTGGTCGGTGTGGCTACATCTCCAGTCAGGCACTTTGCAAGGCCTGCGTGCTGCTGGAGGGGCTGAACCGAGGCCTGCCAAGGCTGGGTATCGGCAAACACCACCGTCTGCATGAAAAACTCCTCTCCCAGCAGCCCCTTAatgagaaagaagaaaggaaactAAAAGCTGTAGACTTCTAA
- the crybb2 gene encoding beta-crystallin B2 has product MVTPHFGVLGLWQADLQASLDTVGLLVIYEQENFQGRCHELTGPSNNLQEAGVEKVGSILVLCGPWVGYEQANCKGEQYVFEKGEYPRWDSWTNSRRSDTIVAFRPIKVDSQEHKIVLYENPSFAGKKIEIIDDDVPSFHAHGYQEKVSSVRVQSGTWVGYQYPGYRGYQYLFEKGEYKDSSEFGAQIPQIQSVRRIRDMQWHQRGAFHPVN; this is encoded by the exons ATGGTGACCCCTCATTTCGGTGTTCTGGGCCTATGGCAGGCCGATCTGCAGGCCAGCTTGGACACTGTGGG TCTG CTGGTTATCTATGAGCAGGAAAACTTCCAGGGACGCTGCCATGAGCTGACTGGCCCCAGTAACAACCTCCAGGAAGCAGGCGTGGAGAAAGTGGGCTCCATACTGGTGCTGTGTGGACC ATGGGTGGGATACGAGCAGGCCAACTGTAAAGGGGAGCAGTACGTGTTTGAGAAGGGGGAGTATCCTCGCTGGGATTCCTGGACCAACAGCAGGCGCAGTGACACCATTGTTGCTTTTCGCCCGATTAAAGTG gACAGCCAGGAGCACAAGATTGTCCTTTACGAAAACCCCAGCTTTGCAGGGAAGAAGATAGAAATCATAGACGATGATGTCCCCAGCTTCCACGCACACGGCTACCAGGAGAAGGTCTCCTCTGTCCGGGTTCAGAGTGGCAC TTGGGTGGGCTACCAGTACCCAGGCTACAGAGGCTATCAGTACCTGTTTGAAAAGGGGGAGTACAAGGACAGCTCTGAGTTCGGGGCCCAGATTCCTCAGATCCAGTCGGTTCGGCGCATCAGAGACATGCAGTGGCATCAGAGGGGTGCTTTTCACCCCGTCAACTAA
- the LOC118114993 gene encoding beta-crystallin B3, with product MSDQQSAPEQLAAGKSQGGAGATYKVVLFEFENFQGCKAEFSAECKDVTEKGLEKVGSLIVESGPWVGYDRHDFSGEQFILEKGEYPRWDTWTNSQNSYSLFSLRLLKVDSAEHKLHLYENPGYTGRKMEIVDDDVPSLWGHGFQDRVASIKALNGTWVGYMYPGYRGRQFIFERGDFKHWNDWEAPAPQIQSVRRVRDMQWHKRGCFTVPDPDPAPGPEPDPAPVPPAPPASAGAS from the exons ATGTCAGATCAGCAAAGCGCCCCAGAGCAGCTGGCTGCTGGGAAGAGCcagggtggagctggagccacGTATAAG GTGGTGCTGTTTGAGTTCGAGAACTTCCAGGGCTGCAAGGCAGAGTTTTCTGCTGAGTGTAAAGATGTTACAGAGAAGGGACTGGAGAAGGTTGGATCTCTGATAGTTGAGTCAGGACC CTGGGTGGGTTATGATCGACATGACTTCTCAGGGGAGCAGTTTATCTTGGAGAAGGGCGAGTATCCACGCTGGGACACCTGGACTAACAGTCAGAACAGCTACTCCCTCTTTTCTCTAAGGCTGCTCAAAGTG GACAGTGCAGAGCACAAGCTCCACCTGTATGAGAACCCCGGATATACTGGTAGAAAGATGGAGattgttgatgatgatgtgcCCAGTTTGTGGGGCCATGGTTTTCAGGATCGTGTAGCAAGTATCAAGGCTCTTAACGGAAC ATGGGTTGGCTACATGTACCCAGGCTACAGAGGCCGCCAGTTTATCTTCGAGCGAGGTGATTTCAAGCATTGGAATGACTGGGAGGCCCCTGCGCCTCAGATCCAGTCTGTCCGACGCGTGAGGGACATGCAGTGGCACAAGAGGGGCTGTTTCACCGTTCCTGACCCGGATCCGGCTCCCGGCCCTGAACCCGACCCCGCCCCAGTACCTCCTGCACCCCCTGCCTCAGCTGGAGCCAGCTGA